One Schistocerca cancellata isolate TAMUIC-IGC-003103 chromosome 1, iqSchCanc2.1, whole genome shotgun sequence genomic region harbors:
- the LOC126188060 gene encoding putative peptidyl-prolyl cis-trans isomerase dodo yields MAEEELPSGWEKRLSRSTGQHYYLNVYTKESQWDRPDKPAEPVSSSGPEQVQCSHLLVKHQNSRRPSSWREDTITRTKEEALELVKSYREQIVSGRASFAELAQKYSDCSSARRGGDLGPFGRGAMQRPFEQAAFALKVGELSEPVTTDSGIHIILRTA; encoded by the exons ATGGCAGAGGAAGAATTACCGTCAGGGTGGGAAAAGCGTTTGAGCAGGTCAACTG GACAGCACTATTATCTTAATGTATATACTAAAGAGAGCCAGTGGGATCGTCCTGACAAACCTGCAGAACCTGTATCCAGCAGTGGACCAGAGCAAGTGCAATGCAGTCATTTGCTTGTGAAGCATCAGAATTCACGGAGGCCATCTTCTTGGAGGGAAGACACTATTACACGCACAAAAGAGGAGGCTTTAGAGCTTGTCAAGT CATATCGTGAACAAATTGTATCAGGACGGGCGTCGTTTGCAGAACTGGCACAGAAGTATTCAGACTGCAGTTCAGCGAGGCGAGGTGGTGACTTGGGACCCTTCGGTCGAGGTGCTATGCAGCGACCATTTGAACAGGCAGCATTTGCTCTTAAAGTAGGCGAGCTCAGTGAGCCTGTCACTACTGATTCAGGGATTCACATTATTTTACGCACTGCATAG